One genomic segment of Chiroxiphia lanceolata isolate bChiLan1 chromosome W unlocalized genomic scaffold, bChiLan1.pri scaffold_48_arrow_ctg1, whole genome shotgun sequence includes these proteins:
- the LOC116781507 gene encoding hydrocephalus-inducing protein homolog — protein MGLLRSFQSCCICGQSGATIPCCQTDCDSKEYPTGPLQLRLYFAPGHGCSSAPISTLNDSIPPPLLQVFDVQPVSGVLQPGKSQQVPFIFFGHANIIAHVTALCRVEGGLTYEVELRGETSVLTYHLSAEEIDCGLQLFNQVTRAKVTLRNDGKVGFAYVVQSPSSGTADKPLPGVLVVLPNTASIEPGKEQVLKLYYLPGMPGVFCRTFQVQVGHLKPAEISLKGEAVFAGICLDLPWSIKGSEKYERLLKQAKEKLKKDKQDKKARVWRKARIRKRHAKGPGIVANTWLRMEMEQMLIKENALELQPVLISRPPEDTVFDKSIPQKLVKVELPEYILDMGTVVQGYSKSCTVKITNTWRDPVAVRADERALGDTGFSIYLEPVEFLIYGTSKRFQVNFASANLPVGKVDVLLPIKVEKGPTLSHLPPCHCDSAAAQPLQEQTPVPPCPGWAVLE, from the exons atgGGGCTGCTCCgctctttccagagctgctgcatctgTGGCCAGAGTGGGGCCACCATCCCCTGCTGCCAAACAGACTGCGACAGCAAGGAGTACCCAACAGG GCCCCTCCAGCTACGGTTGTACTTCGCTCCAGGCCACGGCTGCTCTTCTGCACCCATTTCCACGCTCAACGACTCgatccctcctcccctcctgcaggTTTTCGATGTCCAGCCGGTGTCCGGTGTGCTGCAGCCGGGCAAGAGCCAGCAGGTGCCCTTCATCTTCTTTGGTCACGCCAACATCATCGCCCATGTCACGGCGCTGTGCCGGGTGGAGGGAGGCCTGACCTACGAGGTGGAGCTGAGGGGGGAGACTTCGGTCCTCACCTACCACCTGAGCGCCGAGGAGATCGACTGCGGGCTGCAG CTCTTTAACCAAGTCACCAGAGCCAAGGTCACCCTGCGGAACGATGGGAAGGTCGGATTCGCCTACGTGGTACAGAGccccagctctggcactgcagaCAAGCCTCTGCCTGGTGTGCTCGTGGTCCTGCCCAACACA GCTTCCATTGAACCTGGCAAGGAGCAAGTGCTGAAGCTCTATTACCTGCCAGGAATGCCAGGAGTCTTCTGCAGGACGTTCCAGGTTCAAGTGGGTCACCTGAAACCGGCAGAAATCTCCCTGAAAGGAGAGGCAGTCTTTGCCGGGATCTGTCTGGACCTGCCCTGGAGCATCAAAG gaAGTGAAAAATACGAGAGGCTATTGaaacaggcaaaagaaaagctgaaaaaagacAAGCAGGACAAGAAAGCACGTGTTTGGAGGAAGGCTCGAATCAGGAAGCGACACGCGAAGGGCCCTGGCATTGTG gcAAACACTTggctgaggatggagatggagCAGATGCTGATAAAGGAGAatgctctggagctgcagccagtcCTCATCTCCCGCCCCCCAGAGGACACTGTCTTTGACAAGAGCATTCCTCAGAAGCTTGTCAA AGTTGAGCTGCCCGAGTACATCCTGGACATGGGCACTGTTGTTCAGGGTTACAGTAAAAGCTGCACTGTGAAGATCACCAACACCTGGAGGGACCCAGTGGCCGTCCGGGCCGATGAACGTGCCCTGGGTGACACAG GTTTCAGCATATACCTGGAGCCCGTGGAGTTCCTGATCTACGGCACCAGCAAACGGTTTCAAGTGAACTTTGCAAGTGCCAACCTGCCCGTGGGAAAGGTGGATGTGCTCCTGCCCATCAAG GTAGAGAAAGGCCCCACGCTGTCACATCTGCCTCCGTGCCACTGTgattcagctgctgctcagcctctcCAGGAACAGACTCCAGTTCCCCCATGTCCAGgttgggcagtgctggagtga
- the LOC116781478 gene encoding hydrocephalus-inducing protein homolog isoform X2 — protein sequence MEPLGQEIMSKRKEESGQDNALQESIRLLKDVVDECDRPIHQAVRRYLDTNPVLEELKAQMPRGIAIIIYGTPRTGKTRVAAALSKYYGAACLSLDEVVTKAMSDERSSAGRRARELCVEAARQRRAVREQMLGKKGAEAKKTEPSPGDKANQKTLSAGHRSASSTKDKASDKPQMAAVSCATATEHPHQDGEKGEKEEVLELCAARGIVGGNHL from the exons atgGAGCCTCTGGGTCAAGAGATTATGTCCAAGCGCAAGGAAGAATCAGGGCAGGACAATG cacttcaAGAGAGCATCAGGTTGTTGAAGGACGTGGTGGACGAGTGTGACAGGCCCATCCATCAGGCCGTCCGGCGCTACCTCGACACCAATCCTGTTTTAGAAGAGCTCAAAGCCCAAATGCCCAGAGGGATTGCCATCATCATCTATGGGACACCCCGGACAG gAAAGACAAGGGTGGCGGCCGCCCTGTCCAAGTATTACGGTGCCGCCTGCTTGTCCCTGGACGAGGTGGTGACAAAAGCCATGTCGGACGAGCGCAGCTCGGCGGGGCGCCGGGCCCGGGAGCTGTGCGTCGAGGCTGCCCGTCAGCGAAGAGCCGTGAGGGAACAGATGCTGG GTAAAAAGGGTGCTGAGGCCAAGAAAActgagcccagccctggggacaaaGCCAACCAGAAGACCCTCAGTGCTGGACACCGGAGCGCTTCATCAACCAAGGATAAGGCATCCGACAAACCCCAG ATGGCAGCCGTTTCCTGCGCCACAGCGACTGAGCATCCTCACCAGGAcggggagaaaggagaaaaagaggaagtgTTGGAGCTGTGTGCTGCCCGAGGAATTGTTGGTGGAAATCATCTCTGA
- the LOC116781478 gene encoding hydrocephalus-inducing protein homolog isoform X1, which yields MEPLGQEIMSKRKEESGQDNAALQESIRLLKDVVDECDRPIHQAVRRYLDTNPVLEELKAQMPRGIAIIIYGTPRTGKTRVAAALSKYYGAACLSLDEVVTKAMSDERSSAGRRARELCVEAARQRRAVREQMLGKKGAEAKKTEPSPGDKANQKTLSAGHRSASSTKDKASDKPQMAAVSCATATEHPHQDGEKGEKEEVLELCAARGIVGGNHL from the exons atgGAGCCTCTGGGTCAAGAGATTATGTCCAAGCGCAAGGAAGAATCAGGGCAGGACAATG cagcacttcaAGAGAGCATCAGGTTGTTGAAGGACGTGGTGGACGAGTGTGACAGGCCCATCCATCAGGCCGTCCGGCGCTACCTCGACACCAATCCTGTTTTAGAAGAGCTCAAAGCCCAAATGCCCAGAGGGATTGCCATCATCATCTATGGGACACCCCGGACAG gAAAGACAAGGGTGGCGGCCGCCCTGTCCAAGTATTACGGTGCCGCCTGCTTGTCCCTGGACGAGGTGGTGACAAAAGCCATGTCGGACGAGCGCAGCTCGGCGGGGCGCCGGGCCCGGGAGCTGTGCGTCGAGGCTGCCCGTCAGCGAAGAGCCGTGAGGGAACAGATGCTGG GTAAAAAGGGTGCTGAGGCCAAGAAAActgagcccagccctggggacaaaGCCAACCAGAAGACCCTCAGTGCTGGACACCGGAGCGCTTCATCAACCAAGGATAAGGCATCCGACAAACCCCAG ATGGCAGCCGTTTCCTGCGCCACAGCGACTGAGCATCCTCACCAGGAcggggagaaaggagaaaaagaggaagtgTTGGAGCTGTGTGCTGCCCGAGGAATTGTTGGTGGAAATCATCTCTGA
- the LOC116781508 gene encoding hydrocephalus-inducing protein homolog: protein MNRVQDKSQSSPKHKDEKKSTEDSQKSNAEGNLEDDVIEGKRGEAAKPGLGCHPLDLGGLCQSESHRVWECAVRELFDKTFTVTNRSKEEVMRFEWLLADAPFQFSPKVGHLQPGCAKDIRVTLKSKVPVTVKRHSVNCKVAKIKYQLPPGEVYDWDDRMRTEKWEDTTERLPGARWPLKRRVVKAVPEPPHTILEKSSHEVELVLSAQADYAEFKLDTIEVQLKQTELFQTEISTFWMSNTGNVALKYCWQENLEEEIPSKSSGRSFSSTQTCDFLSSTAEDLWERNRARLVQQASPLEPTQPQPTQPQPSLHLSSSLEFSPIPVNDSPLFSIEPHCGTIPAGQNQIFRVKFFPTRVGEFKAEMLCRLLNLKPSQKSPRVFVMGKGCLLKADLKRFPSLQKGETQSSKPKKKVQRSAKLE from the exons ATGAACCGAGTGCAAGACAAGTCCCAGTCTTCCCCTAAACACAAAGATGAGAAGAAGAGCA CAGAAGACAGCCAGAAGAGCAATGCTGAGGGCAATCTGGAGGACGACGTCATTGAGGGCAAGAGAGGAGAGGCTGCCAAG ccagggctgggctgtcacCCACTGGACTTGGGGGGCCT CTGTCAGAGTGAATCACATAGAGTTTGGGAGTGTGCAGTCAGGGAGCTCTTCGACAAGACCTTCACAGTCACCAACCGCAGCAAGGAGGAGGTGATGCGGTTTGAGTGGCTGCTGGCAGACGCCCCGTTCCAGTTCTCCCCCAAG GTGGGAcacctccagcctggctgtgccaagGATATCAGAGTGACCTTGAAATCCAAGGTCCCGGTCACCGTCAAAAGGCACTCTGTGAACTGTAAGGTGGCCAAGATCAAATACCAGCTGccaccaggggaggtttacgACTGGGACGACAGAATGCGCACTGAGAAGTGGGAGGATACCACCGAGAGACTCCCGGGAGCCCGCTGGCCTTTGAAGCGGAGG gtgGTCAAGGCAGTCCCGGAACCACCTCACAccatcctggagaagagcagccACGAGGTCGAGCTTGTCCTCAGTGCTCAGGCTGACTACGCCGAGTTCAAACTGGACACGATCGAGGTTCAACTGAAGCAGACTGAGCTCTTCCAGACAGAGATAAGCAC tttctggatGTCCAATACAGGGAATGTAGCCCTGAAATACTGCTGGCAGGAGAATCTGGAGGAGGAAATACCATCAAAGAGTTCTGGGAGGTCGTTCTCGTCCACTCAGACGT GTGATTTCTTGTCCTCTACTGCTGAGGATCTCTGGGAAAGGAATCGTGCAAGGCTGGTGCAGCAGGCATCGCCACTCGAGCCAACTCAGCCCCAGCCAACTCAGCCCCAGCCAAGTCTGCACCTTAGCTCCTCCCTGGAATTTTCTCCGATTCCCGTCAATGACTCCCCGCTGTTCTCCATCGAGCCCCACTGCGGTACCATCCCTGCTGGCCAGAATCAGATTTTCCGTGTGAAATTCTTCCCGACGCGTGTGGGGGAATTTAAGGCCGAAATGCTGTGCAG ACTTCTTAACCTGAAGCCGTCTCAGAAGAGCCCACGGGTGTTTGTGATGGGGAAAGGCTGTTTGCTGAAGGCTGATCTGAAACGCTTTCCATCACTGCAAAAAGGTGAAACCCAGAGCAGCAAACCCAAGAAGAAGGTGCAGCGGTCAGCAAAACTAGAGTGA